A window from Citrobacter amalonaticus encodes these proteins:
- the dppA gene encoding dipeptide ABC transporter periplasmic-binding protein DppA, whose protein sequence is MSISLKKSGMLKLGLSLVAMTVAASVQAKTLVYCSEGSPEGFNPQLFTSGTTYDASSVPIYNRLVEFKTGTTEVIPGLAEKWEISEDGKTYTFHLRQGVKWQDNKEFKPTRDFNADDVVFSFDRQKNAQNPYHKVSGGSYEYFEGMGLQDLISEVKKVDDNTVQFVLTRPEAPFLADLAMDFASILSKEYADNMMKAGSPEKVDLNPIGTGPFQLQQYQKDSRILYKAFEGYWGTKPQIDRLVFSITPDASVRYAKLQKNECQVMPYPNPADIARMKQDKNINLLEQAGLNVGYLSFNTEKKPFDDVKVRQALTYAVNKDAIIKAVYQGAGVAAKNLIPPTMWGYNDDVKDYTYDPEKAKALLKEAGQDKGFTVELWAMPVQRPYNPNARRMAEMVQADWAKIGVQAKIVTYEWGEYLKRAKAGEHQAVMMGWTGDNGDPDNFFATLFSCAAAKDGSNYSRWCYKPFEDLIQPARATDDHNKRIELYKQAQVVMHDQAPALIVAHSTVYEPVRKEVKGYVVDPLGKHHFENVSIE, encoded by the coding sequence ATGAGTATTTCCTTGAAGAAGTCAGGGATGCTGAAGCTTGGTCTGAGCCTTGTGGCTATGACTGTCGCAGCAAGTGTACAAGCTAAAACTCTGGTTTATTGTTCAGAAGGTTCACCTGAAGGGTTCAACCCGCAGCTGTTTACCTCTGGCACAACCTATGACGCCAGCTCAGTACCTATCTATAACCGTCTGGTTGAATTCAAAACCGGCACCACGGAAGTTATTCCGGGCCTCGCTGAAAAGTGGGAAATCAGTGAAGACGGTAAAACCTACACCTTCCACCTGCGTCAGGGCGTGAAGTGGCAGGACAATAAAGAGTTCAAACCGACGCGTGATTTCAACGCCGATGACGTGGTGTTCTCTTTCGATCGTCAGAAAAACGCACAGAACCCGTACCACAAAGTCTCTGGCGGCAGCTATGAATACTTTGAAGGCATGGGCCTGCAAGACCTGATCAGTGAAGTGAAGAAAGTGGACGATAACACAGTTCAGTTCGTGCTGACGCGTCCTGAAGCGCCGTTCCTCGCTGACCTGGCGATGGACTTTGCCTCTATTCTTTCTAAAGAATATGCCGACAATATGATGAAAGCTGGCTCGCCGGAAAAAGTGGACCTGAACCCAATCGGTACCGGTCCGTTCCAGCTGCAGCAGTACCAGAAAGACTCTCGTATTCTCTACAAAGCGTTCGAAGGTTACTGGGGCACTAAGCCGCAGATCGACCGTCTGGTCTTCTCTATTACGCCTGACGCTTCCGTGCGTTACGCCAAACTGCAGAAGAACGAATGCCAGGTGATGCCGTACCCGAACCCGGCTGACATCGCGCGCATGAAGCAGGATAAAAACATCAACCTGCTGGAGCAGGCGGGTCTGAACGTCGGCTATCTCTCTTTCAATACCGAGAAGAAACCGTTTGATGACGTCAAAGTACGTCAGGCGCTGACCTACGCGGTGAACAAAGACGCGATCATCAAAGCCGTTTATCAGGGTGCAGGCGTTGCGGCGAAGAACCTGATCCCGCCAACCATGTGGGGCTATAACGACGACGTTAAAGACTACACCTACGATCCTGAGAAAGCGAAAGCCCTGCTGAAAGAAGCCGGTCAGGATAAAGGCTTTACCGTTGAGCTGTGGGCAATGCCAGTACAGCGTCCGTACAACCCGAACGCTCGCCGTATGGCTGAGATGGTTCAGGCCGACTGGGCGAAGATTGGCGTTCAGGCCAAGATTGTGACCTACGAGTGGGGCGAGTATCTGAAACGCGCCAAAGCGGGTGAGCATCAGGCGGTAATGATGGGCTGGACCGGCGACAATGGGGATCCGGATAACTTCTTCGCGACCCTGTTCAGCTGCGCGGCGGCGAAAGACGGTTCCAACTACTCTCGCTGGTGCTACAAGCCGTTTGAAGATCTGATTCAACCGGCGCGTGCGACCGACGACCACAACAAGCGTATTGAACTCTACAAACAGGCTCAGGTCGTGATGCACGATCAGGCTCCGGCGC